The following nucleotide sequence is from Triticum dicoccoides isolate Atlit2015 ecotype Zavitan chromosome 7B, WEW_v2.0, whole genome shotgun sequence.
TTGCCAAGACTAAACCAAATGAATATCTGAAAGAAATCACATGTCACATTGCAGTTGGTACACCTGAAAACTGTTTTGAAAGTTGGAAGTGTGGATGCCACTGCTCATTTCTAGACTCATCTGTAAATTCATTTCAAAGGTAGTGATAATTTTTATAGGAAAAGGTGGCGTCTAACAAACAAATGTTGATGGCATGACCGCATGAGCACCTGATCATCTACACATCTCTCACGCATGCTCTAACCGGCTATAACTGAAGATGGAACCCAGGAGAGAACTTACTGACAGTGTTACTAACTAGGGACATTTCCAATACATTAGAACCGAACTTTTCAAGCAAGTTGATTAGATTAGCATCATGAGACAAAATTCTTGTGCACGAGCAGGTGATCACATACCCCATTTCTCCAGCGGGGTCTCACGCGCCAGGGCATCCAGCTCCAGGAACTCCTCCAGCTTGCTCCCGACTCCAGTGTCCGAAACTGCATCATTTCAGTTCACACAATTGGGGACCGAACCAAATGTAAGCGGAAGGAAAGGAGGAAGGAACGGTTCCTCGGGCTGCTAGGTTACCGGAGACGCGCAGGGCCGAGGACGCGGCGGGGTCCGAGGGTCCCTTGAGGGAGACCGCGAGCCGGCACGGCGACTCCGACATCCGGCACCGCTGCACCGCCCAGCAAATCAACTGAAACGGAAACGCGAGACGAGCTGTGAGGGGAGTAGATGGGGTAGGGCGGAATCGGCGTGGACTTTGAGTTGGGAGAGGGGATTACGGAGTGGAGGAGCTTCCggtggggggaggaggaggaggacggggacggcaTGGAGGCGGGGGAGGGAGACGCCGCCTGCTCTGGGGTAGACCAGGGGTTTGTGAATTCTGGTGCCGCGCTGCTGCTGGAGAGTGGAAGGGCGTGGGCTATGGAATTATCCCCGTGAGCGCGTGGATCGCAAGGGCAATGCcggccgccgctcgccggagctccgccgccgtcgacgtTCGCCCCGCCTCTTTTTTCCCGAGTGTATGGGACTGAGATGGTGGTTCGCGATAGTAATATGGGGCAAGGTATAAGGGCCTACATAGAAAATGGGATCACTAGTGCCACAAACCTTCTATCTAGCAGGTTACATCTGATTATCATGAAAACAACTAAAACCACGATAAAAATTATGAAACAGAGAAAGTAACATATTTTAGAATGCCGATAACTACCAAAGGTCGAACGTCAGATAGATGATCATAGCAACATTTTTTGTAGCAATACATATTTCTTGAGAATGGCAAATTTAATGAGCAAGCATGGCAAAATTCATCTTAGTATATTTTTTTGCCAGAAAATTGCCATGCTATGAAAAATATCATCATCCTTGCATCAACTAAAATGCCATAAAAATGTTCGTTTTTCCATATGTACGTACCTGATGATCATGTACTTATCATATCCGTATGTTTTAAATagtctctactacctaaaagataCGTAAGGTTCCCTCTTCCCTCTTACGTCAATTTTCTTCCCACCTGTTCGTCGAACCTTTTCCCTTCCATTGTAGTACGTCGTCCACCCCTTCCATCTCAATTTTTTCCTTCTTTTCAACAGATTTTCCTTCAAATCAGGCTTAATTAATGGTTTTTATTTGTTTCCTGCAAATCAGTGCCACTCAAGCCTACGCTGCCAAATTAAGCTCATGCCACCATGGAGGATGCCATGTCCGCTGCTCCCACCACCCTACGTCGATCCTCAGCCAGAGGGTGCGCCCCGATGGCAACCCAACGCCCTCGGCCACCTGAACACTGGGATGTCCCTTCGACTCCATCAACTGCGCCGCCGTGCCGTCGATCTCTCCGGCGATTCAGGTCGCCCGAGGGACCATACGGACATGGGGAAGGCAGCCCTGTGGTCGGTCCCTTCATCATCTACAACAGCGTCCGAATTTGGTTGTCTTCCTCAACTCCTCTCTAGAATTCCCCTTTCTCAAACAACGTAAAAAAAGGCTTACTGGGTAAGGAACTTTGTCCATGATAATACGAGTATCATTGCATGGTGCTTAGTATTCAGAATTCCATAAACGTTTCAGGTCTGCTTCCGGGTAGATGTTGTTATATCCATCTGTATTCGTGTAACTTCAGTTTCTGAATCACTTTTTAGACATGTTCGATTAATTGCGTTGCCAAAGTTACTTAAAAATAGCATTGTGGCTAGCAGCCGGAAGGCACATGTGATGGCATGTCTAAATTTCATCATCTGTAAGATAACAAGCGTGATTGTTACTTTCTTTTTGGGCTTGACAGCGGCACCATATATATGTATGCCTTGACAGCGGCACAGGTGAGAGTAATACTTGTTAAGGAAGAACCAAATTGTCATAAAGAAAATCTGTAACATCTCACCACTTTTTTCTGGTCACATATGACACCATTTAAATCGGTCGTTCTTTTAAGTGTGTTACAAATTCTTCAAGTATGCTTGTGAAAATAACAACCATGGTCTCGATGGTGATAAGTACTACTATATGGATGTTGAAGATAATAGTTCACATTACCAATTTGGAGGGCGGTGCCCAGTACAACGAGGAGCACAACAACATCTCGAAGACCGGACCCCAAAATTTGAATTTAAAAGTAAAAGACGGTTTTGTATCCTGAAACCCTATATATGACCAGAAAACCTTTCATTATTAGATTTGTACTTTATTACTTACAAAAGGGATTGCTTAGAAAAGGGATAACAGACCAATAACAGAGCGACATTGCTTAGAAAAGGGATTTAATGTGTGGTCGGTCGAAGTAATGGGTCTTCCTTTGTGGTGACAATTTGCCTACTTAACTGCTTTGATACGGCGGGAATCACTGGTTCAAATCCAGTAGTGGTAAGTAGGTACAAAAATTACTAGATAGCATTGGACTTGCTTCGCTTTGCTATTAATAACTTTTTCTATCCCTCTTCTGTGTTTCTTTGTATCAACTATAAACCACTCGATTGTCTTTAATTGGGTGGGGGAATCCAGTTGACAGCCTTGATTCGTATCCTAGCTCGTCTGAGAGCGAGCTTCACTTCAACCAAATCTTTCGTACCCTGAGCTTTACTCAAGTTAGCTTCGGCTATTTCTCACTTCTTCTTTCACTTCCACGCTTGTGCTTTCAACAAGTTTGTACCAATCactagaaaaaaagagagaaatgaTTGTCCTTGTTGCTCTCCATTATAGGTTTAAAATGTGCATGGTTATATCTGCATTTTATAGTCAACACAAACACTTTGATTTGTAATTGAATGCTTTAGATTTTTAATTCTGAATCAAATAGGTATGATTACATGATCAATTGACACTATTtggtgtagcatgttgttttgcatTTAAGAGTTATATCTCTTATAAGGTTAGGAAGATTTGCAACGGAGAAGTTGTCATGACAACATTGCAAGTCAACCTGACAGAAGGAAGTCCTTATAGGGGCTTTAaaatatttatatcccgttgcaacgcacgagcaatTGCCTAGTAAATTTTAAAAGGTAACGACGGCTAAGATTTTGGCCGCTCATTTTGCACGAGCAACTCGCTTTCCATTTAGTATCACGCGTCATCGCTTTCCGCCCTCCCATCGTTATCTCCCTGACCTTATCTTCTCAAGACCAAAGCAAAGCCAGCCACAGAAAATCCCTATCGACTCATCTCCttatcttcttttcttcttctcggcTTCCACTGCTACCGCCGGCGGCATGTCGCCGCAGCGCCATAACTCCACCTTCAAGCTATCCCACACCCGAATCCCTTCAGCCACACCAACATATGGCCTCTCTTTACTATTGCCTCGTGTGCCACAACCAGGAGATATGGGCAAGTTGCAGGTTTTGCAGAGATGGGGTGAGATGGTGTTTTTTTATGGTAGCGATGGATGTTATGTCGCTGGGAAggtggagtgatacgtctccaacgcatttgTATTTTTTATTTGTTTCATGCTACATTTACAtcatttatacatacttttggcaataatttatttcatttttatTTGGACCGGCCTATTAATCCAGTATCAAAGGGCAGTTCTATTTTCTAGTGCTTGAAATATAGGTCAAAAATTCACATAGTCGGATTGCGCTGaactttttgtgatttttttatgaACCAAAAAGAGCTTCCACAGCTAGAAGATGGACCAAAGGGGAGTCCCACAGGCTCCAGATGACCAGCCCACACAGACCCCTTCCGGACGCATGGTGGACCCGTCTGGGTGCTCCTTAAGTCGGTTCATGCTCTACTTTTTCAGCAAGAAAAGATCCTAAAATAATAAAAACCGTGTAACAAAATCAGCCCAAATGAAGTTATGGATCCCCGTCTATAAAATAAACGGTGACCGAGCTCAAAAATGTATTGAAACAGAGAGAAACATATAGAGATTATATCCAATCTTAGAGGGGCTCTCACCCTCCAGGAGCcagggaggccaaggaccagaggggaacttCTCCCCATTTAGGACAAAggccaaggaaggagaagaaggacaTGGGCCTCTCTCCACCTCTCTTTCGGTGACCCCAGAGTGCCGCTGGGGGAACCATCATCGCCGCTATTTCTTCATCAATTTTAGCGGCTTCATCAACATATCCCTCCTTCTCTATTCAATGATCCACTCTCTCGTAActcgttgtaatccctacttgaacatgattTTTTATGCTATTATTATCCAACGATTTGTTTCATGATATTATTTCCGAGTAGTTTCTTTTTGTCCTATAGATTAATTGCGATATGCGATGGTTGATTTGAGTTATATGTcattatggtgttgtcctatggtgcccaccatttgcacacatgtGTGAGACTCATGTTGTAGGGTGTTGTAAGATGTGATAAATTTGCTTATGATGGGTTGATGGAGTGACAGAAATCTAAACCTTAAAAGGTTTAGAAGAATTTTGAGTTGGGAGAGAGTCAGAGAGAGAATCTGTTAAGTAAATGAGAAAAAAATAATACAACCATTAAAAGATTTGCTAGGAAACCAGCCAGAGAAACACGGGTCATATTCTTCAGTCTTGATTGTAATTTTCTTTCTTGATTGGTGTTCTTTTATGTAAAGGCTAGCGTTATGTCATTTTTTTCACTTTTGCCAGGTCGGTGTTTACGTGCTTGTACTATGTTCTTTATTATGATATAAAAGGAGacatgtattaccatgcaaaaGAAAAGTACTTTGCCATTTTCATGACGTTCCAATAAATCCTAACTAAGAAATATCTTGATGCATGTAAATAGGTTGCCAAATTGATGTTTAAAGATAATGTGAGCCACTACAATATTAATTGGCATTTTAAGCccactaattgtgatttttttaatCGATATATGCATTTCTTTTAAAGTTTGGTATACGTGTCACCGCTGCATGGCACCATTCATATGTCGTCATGCCGTATTGATGGACATTAACTAGATATGTTAAATTCTTCTTTCGTTGCAACACACGAAAATTTGTGCTAGTATCAAATTTATGTCTGTTTGTATGAATCCCGTCGTCTCTGTATGAATTATGTTCGAATCAAGTTTACAGATTTGAAAGACAGATTCATCGCTGTTCGAAAACATATGTGAAAAAAACACTATGTCTGTTTTGGGGACATGTTGGAGATGCTGCctcagagcatctctagcagaccccgcaaaaacgGTCAAACCCGCGAAAATCCGCGTTTGCAGTTTCGTGGTGTCAAAAAACGTCCCGAATAAAACCCGCAAAAGCGATCAAACCCGTGAAATTTTTGCAGGCCCCTGGGAATCCATCCCCACGACCCTTAATTTTGCAGATTTGGAGGCAAAATATAAGGGAAACTGTAAACCGGTCAACGAGCTAGCTAGCAAGCTCTTGATCTATCCGGCCACGaacgagctagctagctagctagcaaggtcCTCGATCCATCTAGCCACGAACGTTGAGGGAGTAGCTAGCAAGCTCCTCGATCCAGCCGGCCATGGATAGCTAGCTAGCTTCAGGATCCATCCGGCAACGGAGGAGCTGCCTCCTGGATCGATTCGGCTTCTACCATGGACGAGGGGAGCTGACTATGAACacaggcgagaggaagaagaagacacggGAAAAAATATATGCGAATATTCTTTTTTACGGGTCCGTTATGCGGGGTCTGCATCTGCAGCCGTCCGTGCTGGCCCGTAAAGCCGTTTTTTCATGAATTACAAACGTGTCTTGCGAgtcggcgggatgcggggtctgctagagatgctcttagaagACAGGTCCGCACCTCCTCCGCAGCAGGTGATCTTGTGCAAATGTATCTCTCTGACATGTGGACGCAGGCTGCGAAGAGCCCACTAGTCAGCCTACCGGTCACAAGAGCATCTCCCGCCGCCGGCCACGCAGCTCCGCCGGATCCGGCCTACCTCCGCCCTAaaagcgccgccgccgtcgtcacgtGCAGCTCCACCACGGCCTGCGACAGCGCTGCGGCCAGACCAACAAAACGTGCGTGTGCTCCCCAAGCTTCTGCAAGGTCCGAGCAAAGCATCCGCATCGTGTTCTCTGTGCCACAGCCACCTCCCCCCACGTTCTGGGGAATCTCGCGCCCCCGGCCGCGATGGAGGTGGAGCTCCccgcccgcgcctcctcctcccaagccaaggcgaggGAGACGCCGCCGCCCTCCCCGGCGGCTCCCGCCACCGCCGCATCTCCCGCGGAGGACGCGCCTCTCCTCCCGGGCGACGGTGTTGTGCGGCGGCGCGCGGTGAGGGAGCGGTTCGCGGCGCGCAGCCTCTCCTTCCGCCGGGACGTCGGCCACGCGGCCTCCGAGACCTTCCTCCTCACCCGGCTCACGCTCACCCTTCTCCGCTACCTCGGGTACCCGCCACCAATCCCATTTCCACTCCCTACTTTGCGCTTTCGCTCTGTTGCCACCACTTCCACTTGGTGATCTGCTTGTGCTCTTGGTCCGATTCGATATTTGTTGTGGGGCGGAGCTAGCTCCCGGCGACCCCGGGCCGCCGGTCTTCATTAAGTATTTTTGTCATGCATGGGATGGGAATTAGTAATGATGCTGGGGCCAATGGTGGCCAGCGTTCCACTGAGTAGATATTGCCCAGGCGCCAGTTGTGGCATTTATTTCGGAGAATTTGTGTGTCTCGACATGTTTAGCACCGAGCGGATCGAATGCACGATAATGAGCAGGAGGGCTGATAATCTCATCGCTGAATTAAAGTACATAAGCATAATGAAGTGGTTTAGTAGATAGGTAGAATGGTTTCAGGTTAAGTCTGAGGCAGATTTAGCTAGTGGGGTTTCTCATAATTTTTCAAACCTCCCATTCATTGTGGAACATCGGGTGATCCCGGTTCGAGAAAACTGAACGGGGTGGAAGGAAACATGGAGAAAACTCTCAGTCATTGATGATTATTTGGTTCATCGCAATAACTTGTCAGATTTATGCAGGGTAGGCTACAGATGGATTCGTCAGTTCCTAGCTCTCTGTTGTTATGCTCTATTGCTTATGCCTGGTTTTATTCAAGGTTGGTTTTTTGAAACCCTCCATTTGTTCTTCATGCAATTGGTTTCCTATCACTGTCTCGTAATTAGAATCTAGGGTGATATACTTTGTATGAATATCGCCCCCAAATCATGATTGATATGCTATAGTTATCTCATATAGTAAATTTAATTTTCTGTTtctcctttatttcagttttatatTATTACTTCTTCTCAAGCCAAGTTCATAGAAGTGTTGTATATGGAGAGCAACCAAGAAACAGGTATATCATTTTCTACAAGTTTATTACCATACATATGATAATGCTGCTCAATAAACCGATTTGTAGTTTATCTCGGTGTATTTGATAGATTAGATAAGTTATTGATATCTTGCGCACTGCAGATTGGATTTGTATATACCAGCTGGCACGACAGGGTTGAAGCCAGTTGTGGCATTTGTCACTGGTGGAGCATGGATCATAGGGTGAGTACAAGTATGTACTGTATTGGACCTCAAGAATTTTCTTTCCCTTTCGCTTTCTAGAACACCAGCAAGTTTGATATTTTGTCTTGACATTGTGTGAAGCATTTTATATATCTCAGGTACAAAGGGTGGGGTGCTCTTTTAGGCAGACGGTTGGCAGAAAGGGGCATTTTAGTTGCATGCATTGATTACAGGTACTAGGAATAAGTCCAAATATGAAAAGCAGGTGTTTTCTTATACATCATACTCATGGAGCATAGCAATGGTTTGTTTGCAGAAACTTCCCTCAGGGGACTATTGGTGAGATGGTAGAAGATGTATCCCGAGGAATCTCTTTTGTCTGCAACAATATAGCTAGCTATGGAGGTGATCCTGAAAGGTTTATAGCTTATAACCGATCAAAAAAATTAAGCTTGGCGATTGCAAATTCAAGCCGTTCATTCTAATGTATGCTGTACACATGTGCACATATGATAAATCTTTTGAGTTCTTTAGAGATTCATCAGTGTGGAGGTTGAGGTAGAATGTATAGAAGGCATTGTTCATTGATTATTCATCTTGTCTAGGATTATAATGGTGGGACTTGAATCTATGTTTCTTTTCCAAAAGATTATTGGTGCACTATATCCTAAAAGCTGAATAAGGAAAAATATATCCTGAAATGACGCATTTATAGTCATTTTGTTCTGATATTTTTTATGTACATCATGATAACAGGATTTATCTTGTTGGACAATCTGCTGGTGCACATATTGCTGCTTGTACTCTTGTAAATCAGGCTATCAAAGAATGTGGCGAAGATACTTCCACTTGGAGTGTTGCACAACTAAAAGCATACTTTGGTATTTCTGGCGGGTAAGCATGTGACTAGCAGAAATTGTAGATCTTCCTTTTCTCTTGGAAATTTGGGTGCACTATTGCGAGTAATCAGATTCTTGCATTGTCAAATATCGGCAGTCAGTCCACTAGTGTTTATCTCTAGCTGCAGCCTGCAATTTAGTCTCTTGTGCTTTTTTGTTGGGCAGAATGTTGATATGCTTGTTACAAATTAAGAGAGTCGAATAGCGCCAGTAATCAGTTTCGTGTATTGTGAAATATCGCAGTCTGTCCAGTAGAGTTTATTTCTATGTATAGCCTGCAATTCAGTTTCTTGTGCTCCTTCGTTGGGCAGAATGTTAATATGCTTGTTCTAAATTAAGAGCGGAAATTTGCCTTTTCAGCAATGCTAGCTTGCAAGTTACAGGCTCCTGCTCCAATGCTACTTATACCCTCTAGCGCCTCTGTCCAAAATTTGATTGTGTGACTTGTTACATTTGATAGGAGCATCATTACTGATTTACACACAAGAATGCCTGAGGATAGCTGTATTGGCCTTGACATTGACTTTTTTTCTGCAGTTATAATCTTCTTAACTTGGTTGATCATTTCCATAGGCGTGGTCTGTACCGGTCCGTCTTTCTCAGGTATTTATCTTTGATCACTTGGCATTTATCAATGTTTGGGGTTTCGACACCAAAAATAATTCCTTTTTGTGAAAAAGAAGTCATTTTTTCTTGCCCGCTATTGTCAGGATACTAACCATTGCCATCTTATGTTTCAGCATTATGGAAGGTGAGGAATCATTGAAGAAATTTTCTCCAGAAGTGGTGGTTAAGGAGGTAGCTGCTAGATCTGCAGTTTCTCTATTGCCTCATATCATCCTTTTTCATGGGACAACTGACTGTTCAATGCCCTCTGCTGAAAGGTTGGTCAAACCGAAATTATTGGCCACATCAGATTTTGTAACTGTGTCCTCTCATGATTTTTTAGTTTGCATTCTGGATATTGGTAGACCTGACATCCAAAAATGCAGTGAAGCATTCCTTGATGCTTTACAACAGCGTGGTGCCAGAGCGAATctattcttatatgaaggaaagacaCATACCGATTTATTTCTTCAGGTAATTATTGTGATTTGTGACACTAGCACTGTTTGAGAGGATTTCTTTGTTTGAACATTTTGACCTTCTTGGTAGTATTTTGAGGTGCTTAATTTAACCATGTTTAAGTAGGGAAGTACATTGCCTTTTTTATTTTTGTGAACTTAATATTTTCCATGTGATTTCGAGCATGGCGACGAGTCTTGCTGTCATGGAAAAAGTGCCCGGTTTAGAGTATAGCTCTTCGCTTTTGTTGTTTTTTTGTGCTAGATTGCTCATAAATAGTAAAGCGAAAACCTCTGGGGTCCAATAAATAATGACTGGGTTGTTTTAGTGTCCAATGCAGACGTACTTAGTCGATTTTTGTGTGATCTCCATGTAGCTTGAGTCTTATTATTCGGACACTATTAACCTCTGAGCGCTGGTATTTATTCCTTGCGTTTTTCTAAATTTGGATGCTTATGGTTCTAATTCTTAATCCCTTCTCTGTTATAAATATTGCATCAAAAGGATCCTCTTCGGGGCGGTAGGGATAAAATGCTGGAAGAGATAGTCGCCGTGATACAAAATGACGATCCAGGGGCGTCCGCGCAGCACCTTGCCGTGCCCGTTGCACGCCGTCTTGTTCCGGAATTCATGCTGAGGCTTGCTGGGAGAGTGAGCCCTTTCTGAACATGGTGGTGATTACTGGACACGACGACTAGCGAGGCAATTTACTGTAAGAACCGTATACTAGTTAGCTACAGAATGAGTTTGGTGGCCTGATGTACTGCTAATTAACCAGAGATGTATCTCGCTGTTTCGTATGAGTTGTGTAAGGGCAGACCTTACTGTAGACGACTGCCACTGTTGTATAGttgtattgtactccctccgtccggaaatacttgtcatcaaaatgaataaaaatggatgtatctagatgtattttagttttagatacatcatttttgtcattttgatgacaagtattttcggacggagggagtacctcagtGTATAGTATGGCTCATTATTTTCTTGGCTCTTGAGCCTCTCATTGTATCTTGTGTAATTGGAACAAAGGCCAGCCTGTGGTTGATATCGGTTGTGAAACCTAGTTAGCTATGGAAGTACCGATGGCTCACAAAAATATGAATATAGAATGGAAGCAAGTCAATTTGCACATCAAAGCCTAAAATTGCACAAAATGTTTTGTGCAGTTTTAGGTGTAGAATCTTTAAACCTAAAGTTACACGTTAGATGAGGGATCAGGATTGAGGAACGTCCGACTTAGAAAGTTGAGGATGGTCGACTTcaaaaattactccctccgttccttcaaAAAGAAAGTGTCGTGGTCttaattaaaatttgaatttgaattaaaatcatgatacttattagggaatggagggagtagaatttaGGTTTAGACTGAGAAATAGATGTCtctaaaatactccctctgttccaaaatagattactcaactttgtattaactttaatacaaagttagacaaagttgggtcatctattttggaacggagggaagtAGTACTCACGGTTCTACTAGTCACTACTCACTCAGCTGCATGTTTGACTTACAATAAACCTAAACATTAAGtattttgaaacgaagggagtactttTTTATCCAAACACGAAAGAAAATAAAACTCGATGCCCAAGCTGAGCAGATGCAGAGCTGTGACGCTTCTTGATTTATTAAAAACACATAACTTTCATGTTGAGCACTTTCCTATGTGAGGTCGCCTAGAAGATGTTTCGAAaatactaacgcccacacgtgtagcAATTTTACAACTCGCCCACACGCGTGAATCACTGTTCAGTCAAGTTTGCACGAATTTTGACACATTGAGGCAGAATTTGCGTGCCACGTAGGACggtgctggtgtgtgggcgttggagagttCGCCCACACGCC
It contains:
- the LOC119340199 gene encoding probable isoprenylcysteine alpha-carbonyl methylesterase ICMEL1 isoform X2 — its product is MEVELPARASSSQAKARETPPPSPAAPATAASPAEDAPLLPGDGVVRRRAVRERFAARSLSFRRDVGHAASETFLLTRLTLTLLRYLGVGYRWIRQFLALCCYALLLMPGFIQVLYYYFFSSQVHRSVVYGEQPRNRLDLYIPAGTTGLKPVVAFVTGGAWIIGYKGWGALLGRRLAERGILVACIDYRNFPQGTIGEMVEDVSRGISFVCNNIASYGGDPERIYLVGQSAGAHIAACTLVNQAIKECGEDTSTWSVAQLKAYFGISGGYNLLNLVDHFHRRGLYRSVFLSIMEGEESLKKFSPEVVVKEVAARSAVSLLPHIILFHGTTDCSMPSAESEAFLDALQQRGARANLFLYEGKTHTDLFLQDPLRGGRDKMLEEIVAVIQNDDPGASAQHLAVPVARRLVPEFMLRLAGRVSPF
- the LOC119340199 gene encoding probable isoprenylcysteine alpha-carbonyl methylesterase ICMEL1 isoform X1, translated to MEVELPARASSSQAKARETPPPSPAAPATAASPAEDAPLLPGDGVVRRRAVRERFAARSLSFRRDVGHAASETFLLTRLTLTLLRYLGVGYRWIRQFLALCCYALLLMPGFIQVLYYYFFSSQVHRSVVYGEQPRNRLDLYIPAGTTGLKPVVAFVTGGAWIIGYKGWGALLGRRLAERGILVACIDYRNFPQGTIGEMVEDVSRGISFVCNNIASYGGDPERIYLVGQSAGAHIAACTLVNQAIKECGEDTSTWSVAQLKAYFGISGGYNLLNLVDHFHRRGLYRSVFLSIMEGEESLKKFSPEVVVKEVAARSAVSLLPHIILFHGTTDCSMPSAERPDIQKCSEAFLDALQQRGARANLFLYEGKTHTDLFLQDPLRGGRDKMLEEIVAVIQNDDPGASAQHLAVPVARRLVPEFMLRLAGRVSPF